A section of the Falco rusticolus isolate bFalRus1 chromosome Z, bFalRus1.pri, whole genome shotgun sequence genome encodes:
- the MEX3C gene encoding RNA-binding E3 ubiquitin-protein ligase MEX3C: protein MPSGSTAAASPAAASPAAEPAEPPRLPSHHPPLLLLQQRLAALGLRDCGLPAAGGGEVGAARRQARRRRTGIVPLPDPSGEPGPGEAEEEAAAGDEGDLELEEELLAGEDEEEDPAALLLLSSSSSPSQPLPLLPRLGSVLLSSSFDAQEVAGVLCGADDPQGMMAAMLSHAYGGGLGGGGGGAAGLNGEQAALLRRKSVNTTECVPVPSSEHVAEIVGRQGCKIKALRAKTNTYIKTPVRGEEPIFVVTGRKEDVAMAKREILSAAEHFSMIRASRNKNGPALGGLPCTPNLPGQTTVQVRVPYRVVGLVVGPKGATIKRIQQQTHTYIVTPSRDKEPVFEVTGMPENVDRAREEIEMHIAMRTGNYIELNEENDFHYNGTDVSFEGGTLGSAWLASNLVPPSRTRMISNYRNDSSSSLGSGSTDSYFGSNRLADFSPTSPFSTGNFWFGEALPSVGTEDLAVDSPAYDSLPTPSQTIWTPFEPVNPLSGFGSDPASNAKPQRRGSQPSTPRLSPTFPESLDHPLARRVRSDPPSTGHQAGLPIYIPAFSNGTNSYSSSNGGSTSSSPPESRRKHDCVICFESEVIAALVPCGHNLFCMECANKICEKETPSCPVCQTAVTQAIQIHS from the exons ATGCCGAGCGGCAGCACCGCCGCGGCCTCCCCAGCCGcggcctcccccgccgccgAGCCCGCCGAACCGCCGCGCCTCCCCTCGCACCAcccgccgctgctgctgctccagcagcgcCTAGCCGCTCTCGGCCTCCGCGATTGCGGCCTGCCCGCTGCCGGCGGCGGAGAGGtgggggcggcccggcggcaAGCCCGGCGGCGGCGGACGGGCATAGTGCCGCTGCCTGATCCCTCCGGAGAGCCGGGGCCTGGCGaggcggaggaggaggcggcggcgggggacgAGGGAGacctggagctggaggaggagctgctggcgggggaggacgaggaggaggaCCCGGccgcgctgctgctgctctcctcgTCCTCCTCGCCCTCCCAGCCGCTCCCGCTGCTGCCGAGGCTGGGCTCCGTCCTGCTCTCGTCCTCCTTCGATGCGCAGGAGGTGGCGGGGGTGCTCTGCGGGGCGGACGATCCTCAGGGCATGATGGCGGCGATGCTGTCCCACGCCTACGGCGGCGGCctgggcggcggcggcgggggagcggcgggccTCAACGGCGAACAGGCGGCCTTGCTGCGCCGAAAGAGCGTCAACACCACCGAGTGCGTGCCCGTGCCCAGCTCCGAGCATGTGGCCGAGATCGTGGGTCGCCAGG gttgcaaaataaaagcactacGGGCCAAGACAAATACTTACATTAAGACCCCCGTTCGTGGAGAAGAGCCCATCTTTGTTGTCACTGGACGAAAAGAGGACGTAGCCATGGCCAAAAGGGAAATTCTGTCAGCTGCCGAACACTTCTCCATGATCAGAGCGTCGCGCAACAAGAACGGCCCTGCCCTGGGAGGTTTGCCATGTACCCCCAACCTGCCAGGTCAGACGACAGTCCAAGTCAGGGTGCCTTACCGTGTAGTTGGGCTAGTGGTTGGACCGAAAGGAGCTACAATCAAAAGAATTCAGCAGCAGACCCATACCTACATAGTCACTCCCAGCAGAGACAAGGAGCCAGTCTTCGAAGTCACAGGAATGCCCGAAAACGTCGACCGCGCGCGTGAGGAGATAGAGATGCACATAGCCATGCGTACTGGGAACTACATAGAGCTGAACGAAGAGAACGATTTCCATTACAACGGTACTGACGTGAGCTTCGAAGGTGGCACTCTCGGGTCTGCATGGCTTGCTTCTAATCTTGTCCCTCCTAGCCGCACCAGAATGATTTCTAATTATAGAAATGACAGCTCCAGCTCCTTGGGAAGTGGCTCCACAGATTCCTATTTTGGAAGCAATAGATTGGCTGACTTCAGCCCCACGAGTCCATTCAGCACAGGCAACTTCTGGTTTGGAGAAGCACTGCCTTCGGTGGGCACGGAAGACCTTGCGGTCGACTCTCCCGCATATGACTCCTTACCGACGCCTTCCCAAACCATTTGGACTCCTTTTGAACCTGTAAACCCTCTCTCTGGCTTCGGTAGCGACCCTGCTAGTAACGCCAAGCCTCAGCGCCGAGGGAGCCAGCCGTCTACTCCTCGCCTGTCACCCACGTTTCCAGAAAGTCTCGATCACCCGCTGGCTAGGAGAGTGAGGAGCGACCCGCCTAGCACTGGCCACCAAGCCGGCCTTCCCATATACATCCCCGCTTTTTCCAATGGTACCAACAGCTATTCCTCTTCCAACGGGGGCTCCACGTCCAGCTCGCCCCCCGAGTCGAGACGGAAGCACGACTGCGTGATCTGCTTCGAGAGCGAAGTCATTGCGGCCCTGGTCCCCTGCGGCCACAATCTCTTCTGCATGGAGTGTGCCAACAAAATCTGTGAAAAGGAAACGCCATCGTGTCCCGTTTGCCAGACAGCTGTTACTCAGGCAATCCAAATTCACTCTTAA